From one Treponema denticola genomic stretch:
- the rpsB gene encoding 30S ribosomal protein S2, whose protein sequence is MAVVTMKNLLESGVHFGHQVKRWDPRMKKYIFSERNGIHIIDLQKTIVAIREAYEAVRKTTSEGKSVLFVGTKKQAQQTIQKEAERCGMFYINNRWLGGMLTNFSTIKKSLARLKKIEKMEVDGTFDNLTKKEIASLQKEKSKLEKNLGGIKEMKDLPGILFIIDTRKEEIAIREARSLGIPIIAVVDTNCNPEGIDYPIPGNDDAIRAISLFTGVIANAVIEADNEHGLKIIENLQEDEESGDSGVDPYQDREEEITDYSNYTPKDEAAGDDEVEEENSLVSDEDLYDDK, encoded by the coding sequence AGTAGTAACCATGAAAAACTTACTTGAATCAGGCGTACATTTCGGCCATCAAGTAAAACGCTGGGATCCGAGAATGAAAAAATACATTTTTTCGGAAAGAAACGGAATTCATATCATCGATTTACAAAAAACAATCGTTGCAATCCGCGAGGCCTACGAAGCTGTCCGCAAAACAACTTCGGAAGGAAAATCGGTCTTGTTCGTAGGAACAAAAAAACAAGCCCAGCAGACAATTCAAAAAGAAGCTGAAAGATGCGGAATGTTCTATATTAACAACCGCTGGCTCGGCGGAATGCTCACAAACTTTTCAACAATCAAAAAGAGCTTGGCACGTCTTAAGAAAATCGAAAAAATGGAAGTTGACGGGACATTCGATAACCTGACAAAAAAAGAAATCGCTTCCTTACAAAAAGAAAAATCAAAGCTCGAAAAAAACTTAGGCGGTATTAAGGAGATGAAGGACCTTCCCGGAATCCTCTTTATTATCGATACCCGAAAAGAAGAAATTGCTATCAGAGAAGCCCGCTCCTTAGGTATTCCCATCATCGCTGTTGTAGACACCAACTGCAACCCCGAGGGTATCGACTATCCGATTCCCGGAAACGATGATGCTATCAGAGCTATTTCGCTTTTTACGGGCGTAATCGCCAATGCCGTTATCGAAGCCGATAACGAGCACGGTCTTAAAATCATCGAAAACCTTCAAGAAGATGAAGAGTCCGGTGATTCCGGTGTTGATCCCTATCAGGACAGAGAAGAAGAAATTACCGATTATTCAAACTACACTCCCAAAGATGAAGCTGCCGGAGATGATGAGGTTGAAGAAGAAAATTCTCTCGTAAGTGATGAGGATTTATACGACGACAAATAA
- the tsf gene encoding translation elongation factor Ts: protein MDIKASDVKQLRDKTGAGMMECKKALQHCNGDAKEAEKYLKEKGLAAVEKRADRVTSEGIIVIKNDNKKAVMLEMTCETDFVAKNADFIAVGEDIAKTAFDKDISEVTQELNDKLLDLATRVRENMNLTRLISIKAGADEYLSRYIHSDKKTGVIIVLKSDKPEIFEKTEVQEFAYDCCLHAAAFMPLYVKKEDVDASYIKEQEEIFKGQVAELNKPDNVKEGIVKGKISKHLSEICFLEQAFVKDDKLSVSKKMAEVGKEAGGSLSLSKLIIFQLGLGM, encoded by the coding sequence ATGGATATTAAAGCATCTGATGTAAAACAATTGCGCGATAAAACCGGTGCGGGTATGATGGAGTGCAAAAAAGCCTTACAGCATTGCAACGGAGACGCTAAAGAGGCTGAAAAATACTTAAAAGAAAAAGGTTTGGCCGCTGTCGAAAAGCGTGCTGACAGAGTAACCAGCGAAGGTATCATCGTTATCAAAAATGATAATAAAAAAGCCGTTATGCTCGAAATGACTTGCGAAACGGACTTTGTTGCAAAAAATGCGGACTTTATCGCTGTCGGAGAAGATATTGCAAAAACGGCCTTTGATAAGGATATTTCTGAAGTTACACAGGAACTCAATGATAAGCTCTTGGATTTGGCTACCCGCGTACGCGAGAATATGAACCTTACACGCTTAATAAGCATAAAAGCCGGTGCAGACGAGTACCTTTCACGCTATATTCACTCCGACAAAAAAACCGGTGTTATTATAGTTTTAAAGTCGGATAAGCCTGAAATCTTTGAAAAGACTGAGGTGCAGGAATTTGCTTATGACTGCTGTTTACATGCAGCCGCCTTTATGCCCCTCTATGTTAAAAAAGAAGATGTAGATGCATCTTATATCAAAGAGCAAGAAGAAATCTTTAAGGGTCAGGTTGCCGAGTTGAATAAGCCGGATAATGTAAAAGAAGGCATTGTTAAGGGAAAAATTTCAAAGCACTTATCCGAAATCTGCTTCCTTGAACAAGCCTTTGTCAAAGATGACAAACTTTCCGTTTCAAAGAAAATGGCCGAAGTCGGAAAAGAAGCAGGCGGCTCTTTAAGCTTGTCAAAGCTGATTATTTTTCAGTTAGGGCTTGGAATGTAA
- the frr gene encoding ribosome recycling factor, translating into MIEEVKKNCEEKMKKAVAALKEEFNMLRTGRASSALFDKIRVNCYGESTPLNQLANISIPEARLVVIQPWDKGLLVEIEKAVLQADLSVNPTNDGKVIRIAIPPLTEDRRKDLAKKAKTIAENSRVSVRNIRRDGIDEAKKLQKDGKISEDQLKTAEDAFQKSTDAYIAEINKVLEAKEKEIMEN; encoded by the coding sequence ATGATAGAGGAAGTTAAAAAAAATTGTGAAGAAAAAATGAAAAAAGCGGTTGCCGCATTAAAAGAAGAATTCAATATGCTGAGAACCGGACGGGCATCTTCTGCTCTTTTTGATAAAATAAGAGTAAATTGCTATGGAGAGTCCACTCCTCTTAACCAGCTTGCAAATATTTCTATCCCCGAAGCAAGGCTTGTAGTAATTCAGCCATGGGATAAGGGCTTATTGGTCGAAATCGAAAAGGCTGTTTTACAGGCTGACCTTTCGGTTAATCCCACAAATGACGGAAAGGTTATCCGTATTGCAATTCCGCCGTTGACGGAAGACCGCAGAAAAGACCTTGCAAAAAAGGCAAAGACTATCGCCGAAAATTCGCGGGTTTCAGTGCGTAATATTAGGCGTGACGGAATTGATGAAGCAAAAAAATTACAAAAGGACGGAAAGATAAGCGAAGATCAGTTAAAGACGGCTGAGGACGCTTTCCAAAAATCCACCGATGCTTACATTGCCGAAATAAACAAGGTACTTGAGGCAAAAGAAAAGGAAATAATGGAAAACTAA